The DNA window tgtgtgtgttcgaggACATTCACCTGTTCCAACACAAACATGGATTTTCCTGAAGAAAAAGCTGGACACGTCGTGCATCGACAGAGTTTCTCAGAGGGCAGCCTGAGTCCTGGCATAACAATTCAGGGTGGCTTTCTTACGGAGAAATAAACGCACACCTTagttctttaataaaaaaataacagcaagaaACCAGTCTTCGCTCCCACCTGGGCCACCCCAAAGCCTTCCCAAGTTCTGCTGCCAATCAGTTTTTGGTTCCCTTCAAAAAGTGGTTCCCAGGCTCCAGATGGCAGGGGCCAGCAACCTGGAATGCGGATGCTGGGTGAAGAGTGAGTTGGCTGGGACACATGTGACCACAGAGGACGGGAACCCATACCCACGTTGCCGTCCATCCATGCCCCTTGCGTGGAGAGCAGCGCGCGCGGAGCCAATTCCAGAGCCGCTGACtcgggcagggggtggggtgactGGGTGGCTCTTGACAACCGCTGGGTTGCATGACCCGTGCATGGTCGCAGCCAGCGTCCCGGGGGGCAGCTTCTGAGGGTGAGACACCTCCTCCCACTCCCAGGATcgcatctccctcctccttcacACCCCCGCCCCCGGGACCGCGGCGCTCCCTCCCCGTACCGGCCGTGAGTACACAAAGCGGCGGGTGAGGGGAAGCTTCGCAGGCGTGCACGGAGCAGTGAGATCACTGGCGTTATAAATATCCCGGTGCCAGCGCCGAGATCCGCTCCggtggcctctctctctctttctctctctctctccccctctccctctcccttccccgaGGCTATGTCCACCCAGTGCGGCGAGGGAGGCAGCGCCAGAGGCACGCAGCCGCGCGGGGGCTACGGAGCCCGGAGCCAGCCCTGCAAGATGCACTTAGGACCCCCGCGGCCGGAAGAATGAGCCTGTCCTtgctcttcctcatcttctgcaGCCACCTGATCCTCAGCGCTTGGGCTCACGGGGAGAAGCGTCTCACTCCCGAAGGGCAACCCGCGCCTCCTAGGAACCCGGGAGACTCCAGCGACAGCCGGGGCAGAAGTAGCGCGACGTTTTCTTCTGCGTCTTCTGCCTCCTCACTAGTCGCAGCTTCTCCGGGCAGCCAAGGAAGCGGCTCGGAGCATAGCAGTTTCCAGTGGAGCCCTTCGGGGCGCCGGACCGGCAGCCTGTACTGCAGAGTGGGCATCGGTTTCCATCTGCAGATCTACCCGGATGGCAAAGTCAATGGCTCCCACGAAGCCAGTGTGTTAAGTAAGTTGCTCACTCTCCAACAAAACCTGTTCTGGGAGGGACGGTCAGGATTCCTTTGGGCCACGGGCACCTCTAGGAGCCCTAGCGTCTGGGACTCTGCTGGTTCTGGAAATAGTCCGGCAGGGTTTCCTGGAGATGCGTCTACTCCGGGCGAGCCTTGGGTAGTAAGCATGGCTAAGCCCAGGTGAGATTACCGTGgtgaggcaggcagctctcttcCAGAATGCCCTGGCGGAAAAGACTAGCCACCCACTCTagcttgaggaaaaaaaaaaaaaaaataatgaaagaagtaACAATCTTTCTCCTGGTACAATTTCTTTCTACTTACGAACTAGAACCGCATTTTTCTTTAAGCGTTAAGTATATCTCTATTCCCTGTACATAAATTACGTTAGTTTATGAAAAGAACCCATCTGAGTACTTCCACTCTCCAACTACAAATATCCTATATGTATATCCCATATTATGTTTGTATATTAATATCTCTGTGTAACTCTGCATGCATAGGCATCTTTCacacgtatacatacatgtgtagatacatatatgcatacataagcGCGCAGACACACCAGCTACACATGTCTACGTAGAGTTTACGTGTACATGTGTTTTGGAAGGGCAAAGTTCTGCTTGCAAGAAAGCAACATGATCTGGAAAGCCGGACAGTATTATGACTAAGTCCGGTGCTGGGTTTAACAATATTTAGTAGGCTGAGACCCTGACAATACCTTGATAGCTTTTGGTTTCCAGGGACAGATGGAGGAaagttcttaattttaaaataattacagagGCGGTTGAAAATGATTGTAAATTGAgcataactaaaaaaaaaaaaaaccacccaactTGAAAATTTTCtgagttctctctttctcctttcctcttcgcTTCCACCCCACCCGTGTTCCCTCCATTCCATCTGCTTTTCTGAACCACCACGATAGTCATTCGCATTCCCCTCCCTGTTCCTAGGCTGCTGGGGTGAGCAGTGGTTTggtgctgtgtgcatgcatgggacTGTAGTTTCTCTTATCCTGCGAGCTGTTTTCTCACTAGGTCCAGGTCGGGCTTCCAGCAGGGCTCAGTCCTCCAGATAAAAGCCACAGCAGGGACCGCTCAGACTCCCATGGAGAGCGGAAATGGGGCCAGGAGATAGTGCTGCGCAGTCACCTGGCCCCTCTTGTCTTCCTGGTGCCTCTCTAGACCTGCGTCCCCAGAAACTAGAACAATTTTGTTTATTCAGCTCCAAGAACCACGGGCTTTATTTGTTGGGCTGACAGCCGGCTGGGGCCTGTGGGGAGGGTTTGGAAATTCAAGCACAGGTGGGATGGCTGACCGACCAGCCTCTTTCAATGAGTTAAGAGGATCAGGCCGGTGAGATCCGGTAGTAGCTTCCCGACAGGTGCTGTTCCGAGCCTGCCTGCCTACTGCTTGCTTTGTCTTTGGAGAGCAACACTTCAGTAGGCTGAGGTGCAGGTGGAGAGACAATGCACAACAGAGAGGGCCCTAGTCTCCCATCCCATTGAGTCTCAGGGCTTCCAATACGGTCCACATTGGACCCCTTCTCTTCACGTTCGAAAGAAACGTTGGTCTTTGTGTATGAAGGGAATAGTCCGTTCTGGTAAGGGTGGATTTTCTGATGCTCCTCGGAGATGTTACTTCTGTTTCAGTATTTCTGCTCACTCCTCATTTTGCAGGGTTCAGTTCTACCACG is part of the Mus pahari chromosome 13, PAHARI_EIJ_v1.1, whole genome shotgun sequence genome and encodes:
- the Fgf5 gene encoding fibroblast growth factor 5 isoform X2 — encoded protein: MSLSLLFLIFCSHLILSAWAHGEKRLTPEGQPAPPRNPGDSSDSRGRSSATFSSASSASSLVAASPGSQGSGSEHSSFQWSPSGRRTGSLYCRVGIGFHLQIYPDGKVNGSHEASVLSQIYR